TCTTCGAGAGCCTGAGCGACGAAGACAAGAAGATCGTGGAAGAAGCGTCGGCTGAGGCCAACGAGTTCCAGGTCAAGCTCAGCCGCGACCGCGAGGCAGAGCAGCTCGCGGAGATGAAGGACGCCATGACGGTGACCGAACTCACTCCAGAACAGCTCGCGGTGTTCCGCGAGGCCATGCAGCCGGTCTACGACGCCTACGCCGACAAGTGGACGGCTGAGGTCGCCGAGGCAGTGCAGCCGAAGTAGTTCGCTCTGTGGGGCGGCACCTGCGCCGCCCCACAGCGAACCGGATCACTCATGTTTGATCTCATTTTGCGCAGGCTCGAAAACACAATCATCGCGATCACTTTTCTGTTCATCACGTTGCTGGCGTTCGCCAACGTGATCGCGCGCTATGTTTTGCACGCCTCATTTTCGTTCACCAGCGAGCTCCTGATTAATCTCGCTGTGCTGCTGACAATGGTTGGCGCCTCTGCCGCGACGCGGCTCGGTACCCATCCCAGCTTCAGCCTGCTCCGCGACTCGAGTCGCGGAGCACTCCGCAAAGTGGTCGTCGTCGTCATTTGCGCCGGCATGCTCACCTTCTTCCTCATTCTGCTCTGGCTCGGTTTTGAAACAGCGATGAAACAGCTCGAGTCTGGCCGCCTGACCCCTGCGCTGCAGTTCCCGCAGTGGATCTTCTCAATGGGGCTTCCCCTCGGAGCGCTCCTTGGGGCGATCCGCTCGATCCAGGTCTGCGTGATCGAGCTGCGAGGTGGAGAAGCGTTCAAGGGCGAAGAAGCTGAAGCGCTCGAAGTCGCAGCCGCTGTCGAAGCCGAGACTGAGCTGCTTGCGCGCGCACACCAGGAAGGCGGTACGCCCGCCACCCCAACATCCGGACCGAAGGAGGGCGGACGATAATGATTGAACTCGTACTATTCGGTACGTTCCTTGTCTGCCTGTTCATTGGCGTCCCGGTCGCTATGTCGATGGGGCTGTCGGCGTTCGCCACGATCCTGTTTACCGGCGGCGTGAAGGCACTCGCCCCAGCATCAAGCATCTTGTACGCGGGGCTGTCTTCAGAGACGTTGCTTGCGATTCCATTCTTCATCCTTGCCGGTGTGATCATGGAACTCACGGGCATTTCGAGGAGGCTCGTAGAATTCGCGGATGCGTGCTTCGGGCATATGAAGAACGGGATCGCGCTCACCGCGATCCTGACTGCCCTACTGTTCTCCTCGATCTCAGGCTCTGGCCCAGCGACTGTCGCCGCAATCGGCGGGATCCTGATCCCAGCGCTCGCGAAGCACGGCTACAGTAAGCGGCACGCAGCCTCGCTCGTCGCAACCTCGGGCGAACTCGGCATCATCCTTCCGCCGAGCATCGCCTACATCGTGTTCGCCGTGGTCGCTGCAGACTACGCAGGTCCCGGTGTCGACCGCGTGACGATCGGCCGCTTGTTCATGGCGGGCGTGGTTCCCGGCCTCATCCTCGTGGTCGTGCTCTACTTCATCGCCCGGTTCCTGCCGCGCGACATGGAGATTGCGAAGTCGAACGCCGCCGCTCACCTGAGCGAGGCAATGGGGAAGAATACTCGCCAGCGCACTGCAACAGTCACCGCGACGGGCGCCGTCGCGAGCACTGCCGACAACACTGGTCTGTTGACAATTGACGACGTCACGCCTGAGAACGCAAGCTCGGGTGCAGGCATCGGCATGCGAGTTCGGCGGGCCCCAGCCGGGGTCGTCTTCAGAGCGTTCCTGCGAGCTGTGCCCGGCCTGCTGGTTCCAGTCATCATTCTTGGCGGCATCTACGGCGGCATCTTCACCCCAACTGAGTCGGCCGCGGTCGCCTCCGTCTATGCGCTCGTCGTCGGCCTGTTCGTCACTCGCGACCTGAAGATTGCCGAGGTCTTCAAGATCTTCACCTCGGCTGGGATCATGTCGGGGCGCATCATGCTCATCATCGCCTCGGCGACGCTGTTTGCATACGTGATTACGCGCAACCAGATCGCGAAGCACGTCGCTGACTGGATGCTGAGCCTCACCGACAGCATGGTGCTGCTCGTGTTGATCATTAACCTGGCGCTGCTGATCGCGGGAATGTTCCTCGACGCGATCTCGGCCTTCTACCTCTTCATTCCGCTGTTCGTTCCGGTGCTCCTCGAGCTCGGCATGAATCTCACCACGATCGGCGTGATGATGACAATGAACCTCGCCATCGGCCTCATCACGCCGCCGGTCGGAATCGACCTCTTCGTCGCTGCGAGCATCGCGAAGATCCCGTTCGGCGAAGCGGTGAAGGGCGTGGTGCCATTTGTGGTCTCGGGCATCATCGTGCTGCTCTTCGTGACCTTCATCCCAGCCCTGAGCAACTGGCTGCCCGACCTGCTCGGGCTCTAGCCCTTCGAAGGAGTTCGCAAGATGTCAAATGAATTTGCTGGCAAGGTCAGCGTCGTGACCGGTGCGGCCGGTGGAATTGGCGCGGCGATCGCGATCGAGCTCGCGGAGCGCGGGTCCGACGTGCTCGTTGTCGATGTGATCGACGGAGCGGGCACGGTGGCTGCGATCGCCGAACGTACTGGTGGCTCGGTGCGGGCCCGGAGCGAGATCGTCGATATTCGGGATCGGCAGGCAGTGAAGCACTGCATAGACTGCCTGGTTTCAGATTGGGGCTCGCTCGACGTTCTCGTGAACAACGCGGGCACGGCGGGAAGGCTGAGCCTCGAGAAGATGAGCGACGACGTGTGGGCTCGCGATCTCGAGACGAACCTGACAGGCACGTTCCTGATGACCCAGAGCGCTGTCTACCCGCACATGCGGGATGCCGGGCAGGGGGCCATCGTGAACGTGAGCTCTATCTCAGGGATCATCGGTGGAGCGAACTCCGGCGGTGATGGGGCTGCTCGCACGGGCCCGGCCTATGCGGCCTCGAAGGGCGGCGTCATCGCCTTCACCCGGTGGGTTGCGAAAGAGGTCGGCCCGCTTGGCGTCACCTGCAACACTGTCGCCCCCGGGCCCGTTGCTACCCCGATGACCGCCGGCGTTCCCTACCCCGTCGATGCGCAGCCGATCAAGCGCATCGGACAGCCCGCTGACATCGCCCAGGCGGTCGCGTTTCTCGCCTCGCCCGGTGCGAGCTACATCACTGGCGAAACCCTCAAAGTCTGCGGCGGAACCGCCATCGGTTAATACCTCGCCGCACGCCTAGCGCGCTGTCGGTTCGCCCCTATCCGGGTGCGAACCGACAGCACCCCTCACCGCGGGTGCAGCGCTCTTTCTCGACTCTTCCCAACGGTCACAAGCTGGAAGGAGGACCCGATGCTGCCATTAGTGCATCCTGGTCCCAAGACCCAACCCCGAATTCTCACCCGAAACGTGCGCACACTGCGCGCACTCTGCGAGCTCCGTGGCGGCCGCCCCGTCATCGATCAGCTCCACGACACGCTCACCGCCCTTGGCGCCGACAGTGGGTTCGCCGAGATCCACGGCGGAAGCTACGCCCCGCTCAGCTACTGCGTACCCGACGTTGCGACCTCCGAGAAGGCGCTGAGCTTCTCCGCGACGCGGCACCACGACAGCGCCAACCTGCTCTACGGCTCCGTCACGCTTGGGATCCGCGACGAGGCCCCGTACATGCACAGCCACTGCTTGTGGCAAGCCCCAGCTGGAGGCCTCGAAGGCGGACACGTCTGGCTCGAGACTGAGGCCGGCGAGGCTGCTCCTGTTGCTGTCGTCACCGCAGTGTTCGATGCGCAATGGCGGAGCACGACCGACCCTGAGACCAAGATGCCGGTGTTCACACCGCACGCGCACACTACCGAACGA
Above is a window of Leucobacter aridicollis DNA encoding:
- a CDS encoding TRAP transporter small permease, with product MFDLILRRLENTIIAITFLFITLLAFANVIARYVLHASFSFTSELLINLAVLLTMVGASAATRLGTHPSFSLLRDSSRGALRKVVVVVICAGMLTFFLILLWLGFETAMKQLESGRLTPALQFPQWIFSMGLPLGALLGAIRSIQVCVIELRGGEAFKGEEAEALEVAAAVEAETELLARAHQEGGTPATPTSGPKEGGR
- a CDS encoding TRAP transporter large permease — translated: MIELVLFGTFLVCLFIGVPVAMSMGLSAFATILFTGGVKALAPASSILYAGLSSETLLAIPFFILAGVIMELTGISRRLVEFADACFGHMKNGIALTAILTALLFSSISGSGPATVAAIGGILIPALAKHGYSKRHAASLVATSGELGIILPPSIAYIVFAVVAADYAGPGVDRVTIGRLFMAGVVPGLILVVVLYFIARFLPRDMEIAKSNAAAHLSEAMGKNTRQRTATVTATGAVASTADNTGLLTIDDVTPENASSGAGIGMRVRRAPAGVVFRAFLRAVPGLLVPVIILGGIYGGIFTPTESAAVASVYALVVGLFVTRDLKIAEVFKIFTSAGIMSGRIMLIIASATLFAYVITRNQIAKHVADWMLSLTDSMVLLVLIINLALLIAGMFLDAISAFYLFIPLFVPVLLELGMNLTTIGVMMTMNLAIGLITPPVGIDLFVAASIAKIPFGEAVKGVVPFVVSGIIVLLFVTFIPALSNWLPDLLGL
- a CDS encoding SDR family NAD(P)-dependent oxidoreductase yields the protein MSNEFAGKVSVVTGAAGGIGAAIAIELAERGSDVLVVDVIDGAGTVAAIAERTGGSVRARSEIVDIRDRQAVKHCIDCLVSDWGSLDVLVNNAGTAGRLSLEKMSDDVWARDLETNLTGTFLMTQSAVYPHMRDAGQGAIVNVSSISGIIGGANSGGDGAARTGPAYAASKGGVIAFTRWVAKEVGPLGVTCNTVAPGPVATPMTAGVPYPVDAQPIKRIGQPADIAQAVAFLASPGASYITGETLKVCGGTAIG
- a CDS encoding PCC domain-containing protein, producing MLPLVHPGPKTQPRILTRNVRTLRALCELRGGRPVIDQLHDTLTALGADSGFAEIHGGSYAPLSYCVPDVATSEKALSFSATRHHDSANLLYGSVTLGIRDEAPYMHSHCLWQAPAGGLEGGHVWLETEAGEAAPVAVVTAVFDAQWRSTTDPETKMPVFTPHAHTTERERGHVMIHDSNATQQPGPTTDVEPGGEADTVIARVLPGIDITDALIRICADAGFDRASVRAGLGSFVGATFVDRATGGHTVIDGPATEVIALIGDVRRVAGELQTRLSCTLVDRHGVIRAGELVPGENLVAATFELTVQRLDAPTITVS